A single region of the Plutella xylostella chromosome 7, ilPluXylo3.1, whole genome shotgun sequence genome encodes:
- the LOC119690858 gene encoding hematopoietically-expressed homeobox protein HHEX-like: MCARRGRKSFLIEDLLRPAPPAPSAPREQPPQEQRPAYPVVPRAVRAGDAGVAGVAGGAAWTDPRLCWPPMMSPYAAAYRQAYSFEPGLWWPGPDSRASLPRRAGGQVRFTAAQAAALERRFLATRYLSADQRRRLASELRLTDRQVKTWFQNRRAKCRRVAPAPPAPSPPPPQPPPPRGDGGDQQTSHSGTPGYGHS; this comes from the exons ATGTGCGCCCGTCGCGGACGGAAGAGCTTCCTGATTGAGGACCTGCTGAGGCCCGCCCCCCCTGCCCCTTCCGCGCCCCGCGAGCAGCCCCCGCAGGAACAGCGGCCGGCCTACCCGGTGGTGCCACGGGCGGTGAGGGCCGGGGACGCGGGGGTCGCGGGGGTCGCGGGGGGTGCGGCGTGGACCGACCCCCGGCTCTGCTGGCCGCCGATGATGTCCCCATACGCGGCGGCCTACAGACAGGCGTATAGCTTCGAGCCAG GTCTATGGTGGCCCGGCCCCGACTCCCGCGCCTCACTGCCGCGTCGTGCGGGAGGGCAGGTGCGCTTCACGGCggcgcaggcggcggcgctggAGCGGCGCTTCCTGGCCACCAGGTACCTCAGCGCGGACCAGCGACGCCGGCTGGCTAGTGAGCTGAGGCTCACTGATCGACAG GTAAAGACATGGTTCCAGAACCGGCGCGCCAAGTGCCGCCGCGtggcccccgcgccccccgcaccctcacccccgcccccgcagcccccgccgccgcgcgggGACGGTGGTGACCAGCAGACCTCACACAGTGGAACACCTGGCTATGGACATAGCTGA